Proteins from a single region of Bos javanicus breed banteng chromosome 7, ARS-OSU_banteng_1.0, whole genome shotgun sequence:
- the LOC133251829 gene encoding putative olfactory receptor 7A2 has protein sequence MEPGNDTQISEFILLGFSEEPELQPLIFGLFLSKYLITVFGNLLIILAVSSDSHFHTPMYFFLSNLSFVDICFISTTVPKMLWNIQTQSKVITYEGCITQIYFFLLSAVLDIFLLTVMAYDCFVAICHLLHYTIIMNPQICGLLVLVSWIMCILNSLLQSLMMLQLSFCTNVEIPHFFCDLSQITQLACSDNFLNYMVIYFTTVLLGSGALTGILYSYSKIVSSIRRITSTQGKYKAFSTCASHLSVVSLFFSTSLGVYFSSASTHSLHSSATALVMYTVVTPMLNPFIYSLRNKDINGALKRLFMMVSPKRQIILGLEKCPSLQGSIPQSQLL, from the coding sequence ATGGAACCAGGCAATGATACACAAATTTCAGAATTTATTCTCCTGGGATTCTCAGAAGAACCAGAGCTACAGCCCCTCATATTTGGACTTTTCCTCTCCAAGTACCTGATCACTGTCtttggaaacctgctcatcatcctggctGTCAGCTCAGACTCCCActtccacacccccatgtacttcttcctctccaacctgtcctttgtaGACATCTGTTTCATCTCTACCACTGTCCCAAAGATGTTGTGGAACATCCAGACCCAGAGCAAAGTTATAACCTATGAAGGCTGCAtcacacaaatttattttttcctactctCTGCAGTGTTGGACATCTTCCTCCTgacagtgatggcctatgactgcTTTGTGGCCATCTGTCACCTGCTGCACTACACAATCATCATGAATCCCCAGATCTGTGGACTACTGGTTTTGGTGTCTTGGATCATGTGTATTCTGAATTCCTTGTTACAAAGTTTAATGATGTTGCAGCTTTCCTTTTGCACTAATGTGGAAATCCCCCACTTTTTTTGTGACCTCAGTCAGATAACCCAACTTGCCTGTTCTGACAACTTTCTTAATTACATGGTGATTTATTTTACAACTGTCCTGCTAGGTAGTGGTGCCCTGACTGGTATCCTTTACTCTTACTCAAAGATTGTTTCCTCTATACGTAGAATCACATCAACTCAAGGGaagtataaagcattttccacctgtgcatctcacctctcagttgtctccttatttttttctacaagCCTAGGAGTGTACTTTAGCTCTGCTTCTACCCACAGCTTACACTCAAGTGCAACAGCCTTggtgatgtacactgtggtcacacccatgctgaatcccttcatctacagtctgagaaataaagacataaatggGGCTCTGAAAAGACTCTTCATGATGGTGAGTCCAAAAAGGCAAATAATTCTAGGTCTGGAGAAATGCCCATCATTGCAAGGCTCAATTCCTCAGAGTCAGTTGTTGTGA